One window from the genome of Saimiri boliviensis isolate mSaiBol1 chromosome 2, mSaiBol1.pri, whole genome shotgun sequence encodes:
- the MAMDC4 gene encoding apical endosomal glycoprotein isoform X1 has translation MPLPGHLLPILVLFLAGSPGWAWVPNHCRSPSQAMCNFVCDCRDCSDEAQCGHHGASPALGTPFTCDFERDPCGWRDISTSGYSWLRDRAGAVLEGPGPRADHTLGTDLGWYMAVGTHRGKEAATAALRSPTLREAAPSCKLRLWYHMASGDVAELRLELTHGAETLTLWQSTGPWCPGWQELAVTTGRIRGDFRVIFSATRNATHRGAVALDDLEFWDCGLSTPQASCPLEHHHCHNKACVEPQQLCDGEDNCGDLSDEDPRTCGEARVGLRVRPGDRTPRWGPWHSSRSGHLGSLDGPSGGHPGAGKHCLVAPTAPPPTLGQHTATNFETGLGLWSRSEGWARNHSAGGTEHPAWPCRDHSRNSAQGSFLVSVAEPGNPAVLSSPELQASGTSSCSLIFYYYLHGSEASCLQLFLQTLGSSNPQAPVLLRRHRGELGTAWVRDRVDIQSAYPFQILLAGQTGPGGVVGLDDLILSEHCRPVLEVSTPQPLPPGPWVPAPGPLPPSSRLQDFCQQGHLACGDLCVAPEQLCDFEQQCAGGEDEQACGKGLSILQTFCCGPKGQGRRGAGGGLCRSVPPAVPGTTDFESPEAGGWEDASVGRLQWRRLSAQESQGAGAAAAGHFLSLQRAWGQLGAEARVRTPPLGPSGPSCELHLAYHLQSQPRGFLALVVVDSGSRELAWQALSSSAGGWKVDKVLLGARRRPFQLEFVGLVDLDGPDQQGAGVDNVTLRDCSSMVTTKRDTEVSCNFERDTCSWYPGHLSDTHWRRVESRGPEHDHTTGQGYFMLLDPTDPLARGHSAHLLSRPQIPAVPTECLSFWYHLHGPQIGTLRLAMRREGEDTHLWSRSGTHGNRWHQAWATLSHQPGSRAPYQLLFEGLRDGYHGTMALDDVAMRPGPCWAPDYCTFEDSDCGFSPGGQSLWKRQANASGHAAWGPPADHTTETAQGTEAWQGQGSRGWPGAGRLMLAPPGHYMMVDTSPDALPRGQTASLTSREHRPLAQPACLTFWYHGSLLSPGALQVHLEEGRRHQVLSLSAHEGLAWHLGSVDVQAEQAWRVVFEAVGTGVAHSYMALDDLLLQDGPCPQPGGRPAVAQGGPCSGACLSLLSPQWWWPGLGPRAAPLTQPCLAASCDFESGLCGWSHLARPGLGGYSWDWGGGATPSRYLQPPVDHTLGTEAGTFCWSQVRRRPRSHTQPPSLLLPTCGAHSPSRGGLAHPASAWALRAGFAHQLGISLLLFPGHFAFFETGVLGPGGRAAWLRSEPLPATPASCLRFWYHMGFPEHFYKGELRVLLCSAQGQLAVWSTGGHRRHQWLEAQVEVASTKEFQVRPPVWARSVPFFPPGPTQTPFLLRQIVFEATLGGQPALGPIGLDDVEYLAGQHCQQPAPSPGDTATPVPVPAVVGGALLFLMLLVLLGLGGQRWLEKRGSCPFRSDTEATAPGFDNILFNAVGAPWRWDGVTLPASVTSDL, from the exons GTCACCATGGGGCCTCGCCCGCCCTGGGCACCCCCTTCACCTGCGACTTTGAGCGAGACCCCTGCGGCTGGCGGGACATCAGCACCTCAGGCTACAGCTGGCTCCGTGACAGGGCAGGGGCCGTGCTGGAGGGTCCCGGGCCTCGCGCAGACCACACGCTGGGCACCGACCTGG GATGGTACATGGCTGTTGGAACCCACCGAGGGAAAGAAGCAGCCACTGCAGCCCTGCGCTCGCCCACCCTGCGAGAGGCAGCCCCCTCCTGCAAGCTGAGGCTCTGGTACCACATGGCCTCTGGAG ATGTGGCTGAGCTGCGGCTGGAGCTGACCCATGGCGCAGAGACCCTGACCCTGTGGCAGAGCACAGGGCCCTGGTGCCCCGGCTGGCAGGAGTTGGCAGTGACCACAGGCCGCATCCGGGGTGACTTCCGA GTGATCTTCTCTGCCACCCGAAACGCCACCCACAGGGGTGCCGTGGCTCTAGATGACCTGGAGTTCTGGGACTGTGGGCTGTCCA CCCCCCAGGCCAGCTGCCCCCTGGAACACCACCACTGCCACAACAAGGCCTGCGTGGAGCCCCAGCAACTCTGTGACGGGGAAGACAACTGTGGGGACCTGTCTGATGAGGACCCACGCACCTGTGGTGAGGCCAGGGTGGGGCTCAGGGTGAGGCCAGGTGATCGGACGCCTCGGTGGGGGCCCTGGCACTCATCCAGGAGCGGGCACCTTGGATCCTTGGATGGTCCTTCTGGGGGCCACCCTGGAGCTGGGAAGCACTGCCTGGTGGCCCCGACAGCTCCACCTCCCACCCTAGGCCAGCACACGGCCACCAACTTTGAGACAGGCCTGGGCCTATGGAGCCGCTCAGAAGGCTGGGCCCGGAACCACAGCGCTGGTGGTACTGAGCACCCTGCCTGGCCATGCCGTGACCACAGCCGGAACAGTGCACAGG GCTCCTTCCTGGTCTCTGTGGCTGAGCCTGGCAATCCTGCTGTGCTCTCCAGCCCTGAGCTCCAAGCCTCAGGCACCTCCAGCTGCTCG CTGATCTTCTATTACTACCTGCACGGGTCCGAGGCCAGCTGCCTCCAGCTGTTCCTGCAGACTCTGGGGTCCAGCAACCCCCAGGCCCCAGTCCTGCTGCGGAGGCACCGAGGGGAGCTGGGGACTGCCTGGGTCCGAGACCGCGTTGACATCCAGAGTGCCTACCCCTTCCAG ATCCTCCTGGCCGGGCAGACAGGCCCGGGGGGTGTGGTGGGTCTGGACGACCTCATCCTGTCTGAGCACTGCAGACCAGTCCTGG AGGTGTCCACCCCACAGCCGCTGCCTCCTGGGCCCTGGGTCCCAGCCCCCGGGCCCCTGCCGCCCAGCTCTCGGCTCCAGGATTTCTGCCAACAGGGCCATCTCGCCTGTGGGGACCTGTGTGTGGCCCCGGaacagctgtgtgactttgagcagcAGTGTGCAGGGGGCGAGGACGAGCAGGCCTGTGGTAAAGGGCTCAGCATCCTGCAGACCTTCTGCTGCGGGCCAAAGGGGCAGGGACGGCGTGGGGCGGGTGGAGGTCTCTGCCGTTCAGTGCCGCCTGCTGTTCCAGGAACCACGGACTTCGAGTCCCCCGAAGCCGGGGGCTGGGAAGACGCCAGCGTGGGGCGGCTGCAGTGGCGGCGGCTCTCAGCCCAGGAGAGCCAGGGAGCTGGTGCCGCTGCTGCCG GTCACTTCCTGTCTCTGCAGAGGGCCTGGGGGCAGCTGGGCGCTGAGGCCCGGGTCCGTACCCCCCCGCTTGGCCCCTCTGGCCCCAGCTGTGAACTCCACCTGGCTTACCATCTGCAGAGTCAGCCCCGAG GCTTCCTGGCACTAGTGGTGGTAGACAGCGGCTCCCGGGAGCTGGCATGGCAGGCCCTGAGCAGCAGTGCAGGTGGCTGGAAGGTGGACAAGGTCCTTCTAGGGGCCCGCCGCCGGCCGTTCCAG CTGGAGTTTGTTGGGCTGGTGGACTTGGACGGCCCTGATCAGCAGGGAGCTGGCGTGGACAACGTGACCCTGAGGGACTGTAGCTCCATGGTGACCACCAAGAGAGACACAG AGGTCTCCTGTAACTTTGAGCGGGACACGTGCAGCTGGTACCCAGGCCACCTCTCAGACACACACTGGCGCAGGGTGGAGAGCCGTGGCCCTGAGCACGACCACACCACAGGCCAAG GCTACTTTATGCTCCTGGACCCCACAGACCCCCTGGCCCGGGGCCACAGCGCACACCTGCTCTCCAGGCCCCAGATACCAGCAGTGCCCACGGAGTGTCTCAGCTTCTGGTACCACCTCCACGGGCCCCAGATTG GGACTCTTCGCCTGGCCATGAGACGGGAAGGGGAGGACACGCACCTCTGGTCACGGTCGGGCACCCATGGCAACCGCTGGCACCAGGCCTGGGCCACCCTCTCCCACCAGCCTGGCTCCCGGGCCCCATACCAG ctgCTGTTCGAGGGCCTCCGGGACGGATACCACGGCACCATGGCGCTGGATGACGTGGCCATGCGGCCTGGCCCCTGCTGGGCCCCTGATTACTGCACCTTTGAGGACTCGGACTGTGGTTTCTCTCCTGGAGGTCAGAGTCTCTGGAAACGCCAGGCCAATGCCTCAGGCCACGCTGCCTGGGGCCCCCCAGCAGACCACACCACAGAGACAGCCCAAGGTACGGAGGCCTGGCAGGGGCAGGGATCAAGGGGCTGGCCAGGGGCTGGCAGGCTGATGCTGGCACCTCCAGGGCACTACATGATGGTGGACACGAGCCCAGACGCACTGCCCCGAGGCCAGACGGCCTCCCTGACCTCCAGGGAGCACAGGCCCCTGGCCCAGCCTGCTTGCCTGACCTTCTGGTACCACGGGAGCCTCCTCAGCCCAG GAGCCCTGCAGGTCCACCTGGAGGAGGGCAGGAGGCACCAGGTGCTCAGCCTCAGTGCCCATGAAGGGCTTGCCTGGCACCTGGGCAGCGTGGACGTGCAGGCTGAGCAAGCCTGGAGG GTGGTGTTTGAGGCAGTGGGTACAGGTGTGGCACACTCCTACATGGCTCTGGATGACCTGCTCCTCCAGGATGGGCCCTGCCCTCAGCCAGGTGGGAGACCTGCTGTGGCCCAGGGTGGCCCCTGCTCTGGGGCTTGCCTGTCCCTTTTGTCCCCACAGTGGTGGTGGCCAGGGCTTGGGCCAAGGGCAGCACCACTCACCCAGCCATGCCTTGCAGCTTCCTGTGATTTTGAGTCTGGCCTGTGTGGCTGGAGCCACCTGGCCCGGCCTGGCCTGGGTGGATATAGCTGGGACTGGGGTGGGGGAGCCACCCCCTCTCGCTACCTCCAGCCCCCAGTGGACCACACCCTGGGCACAGAGGCAGGTACGTTCTGCTGGAGCCAGGTGAGGAGAAGACCCAGAAGCCACACCCAGCCACCCAGCCTCCTGCTGCCCACCTGTGGGGCACACTCCCCATCCAGAGGAGGCCTAGCCCACCCAGCCTCTGCTTGGGCCCTGAGGGCTGGCTTTGCCCATCAGCTGGGCATCAGCCTCCTCTTGTTCCCAGGCCACTTTGCTTTCTTTGAAACGGGTGTGCTGGGCCCCGGGGGCCGGGCTGCCTGGCTGCGAAGCGAGCCTCTGCCGGCCACCCCAGCTTCCTGCCTCCGATTCTGGTACCACATGGGCTTTCCTGAGCACTTCT ACAAGGGGGAGCTGAGGGTGCTGCTATGCAGTGCCCAGGGCCAGCTGGCCGTGTGGAGCACAGGTGGGCACCGTCGGCACCAGTGGCTGGAGGCCCAGGTGGAGGTGGCCAGCACCAAGGAGTTCCAGGTGAGGCCGCCTGTCTGGGCCAGGAGCGTCCCCTTCTTCCCCCCAGGGCCCACACAGACGCCTTTCCTTCTCCGTCAGATTGTGTTTGAAGCCACTCTGGGCGGCCAGCCAGCCCTGGGGCCCATTGGCCTGGACGACGTGGAGTATCTGGCTGGGCAGCATTGCCAGCAGCCTGCCCCCAGCCCAG GTGACACAGCCACGCCCGTGCCAGTGCCAGCTGTGGTTGGCGGTGCCCTCCTGTTCCTCATGCTCCTGGTGCTGCTGGGACTTGGGGGGCAGCGCTGGCTGGAGAAGAGGGGGAGCTGCCCCTTCCGGAGCGACACAGAGGCCACAGCCCCTGGCTTTGACAACATCCTTTTCAATGCAGTAGGC
- the MAMDC4 gene encoding apical endosomal glycoprotein isoform X7, which produces MPLPGHLLPILVLFLAGSPGWAWVPNHCRSPSQAMCNFVCDCRDCSDEAQCGHHGASPALGTPFTCDFERDPCGWRDISTSGYSWLRDRAGAVLEGPGPRADHTLGTDLGWYMAVGTHRGKEAATAALRSPTLREAAPSCKLRLWYHMASGDVAELRLELTHGAETLTLWQSTGPWCPGWQELAVTTGRIRGDFRVIFSATRNATHRGAVALDDLEFWDCGLSTPQASCPLEHHHCHNKACVEPQQLCDGEDNCGDLSDEDPRTCGQHTATNFETGLGLWSRSEGWARNHSAGGTEHPAWPCRDHSRNSAQGSFLVSVAEPGNPAVLSSPELQASGTSSCSLIFYYYLHGSEASCLQLFLQTLGSSNPQAPVLLRRHRGELGTAWVRDRVDIQSAYPFQILLAGQTGPGGVVGLDDLILSEHCRPVLEVSTPQPLPPGPWVPAPGPLPPSSRLQDFCQQGHLACGDLCVAPEQLCDFEQQCAGGEDEQACGKGLSILQTFCCGPKGQGRRGAGGGLCRSVPPAVPGTTDFESPEAGGWEDASVGRLQWRRLSAQESQGAGAAAAGHFLSLQRAWGQLGAEARVRTPPLGPSGPSCELHLAYHLQSQPRGFLALVVVDSGSRELAWQALSSSAGGWKVDKVLLGARRRPFQLEFVGLVDLDGPDQQGAGVDNVTLRDCSSMVTTKRDTEVSCNFERDTCSWYPGHLSDTHWRRVESRGPEHDHTTGQGYFMLLDPTDPLARGHSAHLLSRPQIPAVPTECLSFWYHLHGPQIGTLRLAMRREGEDTHLWSRSGTHGNRWHQAWATLSHQPGSRAPYQLLFEGLRDGYHGTMALDDVAMRPGPCWAPDYCTFEDSDCGFSPGGQSLWKRQANASGHAAWGPPADHTTETAQGTEAWQGQGSRGWPGAGRLMLAPPGHYMMVDTSPDALPRGQTASLTSREHRPLAQPACLTFWYHGSLLSPGALQVHLEEGRRHQVLSLSAHEGLAWHLGSVDVQAEQAWRVVFEAVGTGVAHSYMALDDLLLQDGPCPQPGGRPAVAQGGPCSGACLSLLSPQWWWPGLGPRAAPLTQPCLAASCDFESGLCGWSHLARPGLGGYSWDWGGGATPSRYLQPPVDHTLGTEAGTFCWSQVRRRPRSHTQPPSLLLPTCGAHSPSRGGLAHPASAWALRAGFAHQLGISLLLFPGHFAFFETGVLGPGGRAAWLRSEPLPATPASCLRFWYHMGFPEHFYKGELRVLLCSAQGQLAVWSTGGHRRHQWLEAQVEVASTKEFQVRPPVWARSVPFFPPGPTQTPFLLRQIVFEATLGGQPALGPIGLDDVEYLAGQHCQQPAPSPGDTATPVPVPAVVGGALLFLMLLVLLGLGGQRWLEKRGSCPFRSDTEATAPGFDNILFNAVGAPWRWDGVTLPASVTSDL; this is translated from the exons GTCACCATGGGGCCTCGCCCGCCCTGGGCACCCCCTTCACCTGCGACTTTGAGCGAGACCCCTGCGGCTGGCGGGACATCAGCACCTCAGGCTACAGCTGGCTCCGTGACAGGGCAGGGGCCGTGCTGGAGGGTCCCGGGCCTCGCGCAGACCACACGCTGGGCACCGACCTGG GATGGTACATGGCTGTTGGAACCCACCGAGGGAAAGAAGCAGCCACTGCAGCCCTGCGCTCGCCCACCCTGCGAGAGGCAGCCCCCTCCTGCAAGCTGAGGCTCTGGTACCACATGGCCTCTGGAG ATGTGGCTGAGCTGCGGCTGGAGCTGACCCATGGCGCAGAGACCCTGACCCTGTGGCAGAGCACAGGGCCCTGGTGCCCCGGCTGGCAGGAGTTGGCAGTGACCACAGGCCGCATCCGGGGTGACTTCCGA GTGATCTTCTCTGCCACCCGAAACGCCACCCACAGGGGTGCCGTGGCTCTAGATGACCTGGAGTTCTGGGACTGTGGGCTGTCCA CCCCCCAGGCCAGCTGCCCCCTGGAACACCACCACTGCCACAACAAGGCCTGCGTGGAGCCCCAGCAACTCTGTGACGGGGAAGACAACTGTGGGGACCTGTCTGATGAGGACCCACGCACCTGTG GCCAGCACACGGCCACCAACTTTGAGACAGGCCTGGGCCTATGGAGCCGCTCAGAAGGCTGGGCCCGGAACCACAGCGCTGGTGGTACTGAGCACCCTGCCTGGCCATGCCGTGACCACAGCCGGAACAGTGCACAGG GCTCCTTCCTGGTCTCTGTGGCTGAGCCTGGCAATCCTGCTGTGCTCTCCAGCCCTGAGCTCCAAGCCTCAGGCACCTCCAGCTGCTCG CTGATCTTCTATTACTACCTGCACGGGTCCGAGGCCAGCTGCCTCCAGCTGTTCCTGCAGACTCTGGGGTCCAGCAACCCCCAGGCCCCAGTCCTGCTGCGGAGGCACCGAGGGGAGCTGGGGACTGCCTGGGTCCGAGACCGCGTTGACATCCAGAGTGCCTACCCCTTCCAG ATCCTCCTGGCCGGGCAGACAGGCCCGGGGGGTGTGGTGGGTCTGGACGACCTCATCCTGTCTGAGCACTGCAGACCAGTCCTGG AGGTGTCCACCCCACAGCCGCTGCCTCCTGGGCCCTGGGTCCCAGCCCCCGGGCCCCTGCCGCCCAGCTCTCGGCTCCAGGATTTCTGCCAACAGGGCCATCTCGCCTGTGGGGACCTGTGTGTGGCCCCGGaacagctgtgtgactttgagcagcAGTGTGCAGGGGGCGAGGACGAGCAGGCCTGTGGTAAAGGGCTCAGCATCCTGCAGACCTTCTGCTGCGGGCCAAAGGGGCAGGGACGGCGTGGGGCGGGTGGAGGTCTCTGCCGTTCAGTGCCGCCTGCTGTTCCAGGAACCACGGACTTCGAGTCCCCCGAAGCCGGGGGCTGGGAAGACGCCAGCGTGGGGCGGCTGCAGTGGCGGCGGCTCTCAGCCCAGGAGAGCCAGGGAGCTGGTGCCGCTGCTGCCG GTCACTTCCTGTCTCTGCAGAGGGCCTGGGGGCAGCTGGGCGCTGAGGCCCGGGTCCGTACCCCCCCGCTTGGCCCCTCTGGCCCCAGCTGTGAACTCCACCTGGCTTACCATCTGCAGAGTCAGCCCCGAG GCTTCCTGGCACTAGTGGTGGTAGACAGCGGCTCCCGGGAGCTGGCATGGCAGGCCCTGAGCAGCAGTGCAGGTGGCTGGAAGGTGGACAAGGTCCTTCTAGGGGCCCGCCGCCGGCCGTTCCAG CTGGAGTTTGTTGGGCTGGTGGACTTGGACGGCCCTGATCAGCAGGGAGCTGGCGTGGACAACGTGACCCTGAGGGACTGTAGCTCCATGGTGACCACCAAGAGAGACACAG AGGTCTCCTGTAACTTTGAGCGGGACACGTGCAGCTGGTACCCAGGCCACCTCTCAGACACACACTGGCGCAGGGTGGAGAGCCGTGGCCCTGAGCACGACCACACCACAGGCCAAG GCTACTTTATGCTCCTGGACCCCACAGACCCCCTGGCCCGGGGCCACAGCGCACACCTGCTCTCCAGGCCCCAGATACCAGCAGTGCCCACGGAGTGTCTCAGCTTCTGGTACCACCTCCACGGGCCCCAGATTG GGACTCTTCGCCTGGCCATGAGACGGGAAGGGGAGGACACGCACCTCTGGTCACGGTCGGGCACCCATGGCAACCGCTGGCACCAGGCCTGGGCCACCCTCTCCCACCAGCCTGGCTCCCGGGCCCCATACCAG ctgCTGTTCGAGGGCCTCCGGGACGGATACCACGGCACCATGGCGCTGGATGACGTGGCCATGCGGCCTGGCCCCTGCTGGGCCCCTGATTACTGCACCTTTGAGGACTCGGACTGTGGTTTCTCTCCTGGAGGTCAGAGTCTCTGGAAACGCCAGGCCAATGCCTCAGGCCACGCTGCCTGGGGCCCCCCAGCAGACCACACCACAGAGACAGCCCAAGGTACGGAGGCCTGGCAGGGGCAGGGATCAAGGGGCTGGCCAGGGGCTGGCAGGCTGATGCTGGCACCTCCAGGGCACTACATGATGGTGGACACGAGCCCAGACGCACTGCCCCGAGGCCAGACGGCCTCCCTGACCTCCAGGGAGCACAGGCCCCTGGCCCAGCCTGCTTGCCTGACCTTCTGGTACCACGGGAGCCTCCTCAGCCCAG GAGCCCTGCAGGTCCACCTGGAGGAGGGCAGGAGGCACCAGGTGCTCAGCCTCAGTGCCCATGAAGGGCTTGCCTGGCACCTGGGCAGCGTGGACGTGCAGGCTGAGCAAGCCTGGAGG GTGGTGTTTGAGGCAGTGGGTACAGGTGTGGCACACTCCTACATGGCTCTGGATGACCTGCTCCTCCAGGATGGGCCCTGCCCTCAGCCAGGTGGGAGACCTGCTGTGGCCCAGGGTGGCCCCTGCTCTGGGGCTTGCCTGTCCCTTTTGTCCCCACAGTGGTGGTGGCCAGGGCTTGGGCCAAGGGCAGCACCACTCACCCAGCCATGCCTTGCAGCTTCCTGTGATTTTGAGTCTGGCCTGTGTGGCTGGAGCCACCTGGCCCGGCCTGGCCTGGGTGGATATAGCTGGGACTGGGGTGGGGGAGCCACCCCCTCTCGCTACCTCCAGCCCCCAGTGGACCACACCCTGGGCACAGAGGCAGGTACGTTCTGCTGGAGCCAGGTGAGGAGAAGACCCAGAAGCCACACCCAGCCACCCAGCCTCCTGCTGCCCACCTGTGGGGCACACTCCCCATCCAGAGGAGGCCTAGCCCACCCAGCCTCTGCTTGGGCCCTGAGGGCTGGCTTTGCCCATCAGCTGGGCATCAGCCTCCTCTTGTTCCCAGGCCACTTTGCTTTCTTTGAAACGGGTGTGCTGGGCCCCGGGGGCCGGGCTGCCTGGCTGCGAAGCGAGCCTCTGCCGGCCACCCCAGCTTCCTGCCTCCGATTCTGGTACCACATGGGCTTTCCTGAGCACTTCT ACAAGGGGGAGCTGAGGGTGCTGCTATGCAGTGCCCAGGGCCAGCTGGCCGTGTGGAGCACAGGTGGGCACCGTCGGCACCAGTGGCTGGAGGCCCAGGTGGAGGTGGCCAGCACCAAGGAGTTCCAGGTGAGGCCGCCTGTCTGGGCCAGGAGCGTCCCCTTCTTCCCCCCAGGGCCCACACAGACGCCTTTCCTTCTCCGTCAGATTGTGTTTGAAGCCACTCTGGGCGGCCAGCCAGCCCTGGGGCCCATTGGCCTGGACGACGTGGAGTATCTGGCTGGGCAGCATTGCCAGCAGCCTGCCCCCAGCCCAG GTGACACAGCCACGCCCGTGCCAGTGCCAGCTGTGGTTGGCGGTGCCCTCCTGTTCCTCATGCTCCTGGTGCTGCTGGGACTTGGGGGGCAGCGCTGGCTGGAGAAGAGGGGGAGCTGCCCCTTCCGGAGCGACACAGAGGCCACAGCCCCTGGCTTTGACAACATCCTTTTCAATGCAGTAGGC